In Calditrichota bacterium, the genomic stretch TCCGACCGAAACCGGCGACGGCATCATCCTCTACCAGTATCTCGAAGCCACCAACGAGAACGCTCGAGCGCACAACGACATCCCCTTCTGCACCATAGGCATTCAGAATCCCGATGGCGGCTACGGACTCGAATACACCTATTGGAACACCTACCCCCGTGGGGCTCGTCCTATCGCCAGCCGGATGGCTTTAAAGTTCACCACCTCCCGTGCCTATCGTATGGGCGTCGTAACCGGTCTTATCACCGATGCCGAGTCGGGCGAACCGGTGCCGGGCGCCGAGATCGTCTCCAGCGGCAACTATCTTGGCCGTTCCAGTGAGGATGGACGCTACTTCATCGACGACATCCAGGTCGGCAACAACTACTCGCTGCGCGCACGGGCAACCGGGTGGAGCGATTCGCTGATTACCGGCATCGAAGTTACCGAAGGCGACACCGTCGAGGTTGACTTCCAACTCCTCCACCCAACGTTTGACATCCGCCCGAATGAAGTCGGCATTACCTTGCACTCCGGTGAAGCCCGGCAGGTCAACCTCACCCTTGAAAATAACGGCAACGGCAGCCTCGTCTGGAACGTCGAACGGCGTCTCCCCGGCAACGCCGGGCTCGAAACTTGGGATCCACGGTTGTCACTTAACGTAGGCATCGCTCTAAGAGATGACCGCATCGAAGGCGTCGCCTTTGTCAACGACTCCTTTTTCGTCTGCGGTGCAGCCGGAAACAACCCCAATACGATATATGTCCTGGATCGAGACGGGCGGCTGGAGAGACAATTTGAGCAGCACGGCAACTCGACCTATGGCTACAAGGATCTCGCCTGGGACGGCGAACTGATCTGGGGCTCGGGTGAGCGGCGAGTCTTCGGATTCACCACCGAGGGGGAATTGGTGCGCGCCTTCGACGGCCCGACCAATCCGATTACCGCACTGGTTTGGGATGCAGAGCATCAGTTGCTCTGGGTTGCCGGAATCACCAGCAATATCTTCGGAGTCGATAGAGACGGGAACCTGGTTCGATCCATTGCACGCGGCGATTTACGAATCTTTGGCTTGGCGCACTGGCCGGAAGACCCGGCGCGCCGCCCCATCTATGTCTTCTGCCGCGAAATCAACACCGATCGTCAAACCGTTTACAGGGTCGATGCAGACGAGCGGCGCATGGAATTCCTCACCTATCTCGATACCCCCCAGGGCGGCACCACCGCCGGCGCCGAAATCTCCAACACCTGGGACATCTACAACTGGACTTTTGTCGCAATTTGCAACAACATCCCCGGCCAAGGCGGTGATCGTATCGACATCTATCAACTGGCTCAGCGGCGCGACTGGATGCAAATTGCACCGACCTCCGGCTCCCTTGATGCCGGCGCAAACACGGCACTAACGCTGACGTTGAACGCAGATGGACTTCCGGAAGTCCTTTTTGAAGGAGAACTCCACTTCAAACACAATGCGTCCGGAGGACGAACCGTCGTTCCCGTCGATTTGACCGTCCGTGCCGGTGGTGACTTCGACGCCCGCAATCTGCAACTCTCGTCCGGTTGGAACCTCGTGTCGCTCAACGTGGCGCCGCCTGATGCTTCGATCGAGGTCATTACCCGTCCCCTTGTCGAAGCCGGGTCTTTGGTGCGCGTCAAGGACGGACGAGGCCGGTTTTACCTTCCGTCAGAAGGGTTCAATAACATTCCCGGTTGGGTGGTAACAGAGGGATATCAGTTTTATCTGTCGTCCCAAGCGGTCCTTTCTGTCAATGGTGAACCGATTGAACCCAACCGTCCGATCGATCTCGCCGAAGGATGGAATATGGTCGCCTACCTGCCAAGAGCCTCGGTGCCGGTCGAAATTGCCGTCAGTGACATTGCCGAACAACTGCTTTGTGTGAAAGACGGCCGGGGACGGTTCTATCTGCCGGAGTGGGATTACTCGAATATGGATCATTTGCGGGAGGGAGCCGGCTATCAGATGAAAGCCGCTGAAGCGACCCGCCTGGTCTATAACACCGCCGGACGCGCCCGACCCAATGTTCAGCCGGCTAGAGAGCCGCTCCACTTCGCCAAGCACAATGAGCAGGGCGAAGGAAGCATGTCCCTGCTTTTGCTGGCTGACGTTGCGACCGCCGGTCGGGAGGCTGGAGTTGTTAATGAAAATGGCGAGGTGGTTGCCGGAGGGGTTTTTGACTCGGATGGTCGGGCAGGACTTGCGATATTCGGCAACGATCCGTATGCGGATGATATTGAGGGACCGCGAGAAGGCGATCCTCTGCGCATCGTCCTATGGAATGGTGAGCAGGAAGTCGAACCCCTTTTCGAGATCTTATCCGGTCAGATGCTCTGGATCCGGGACGGCATAACCGTGCTTCATATCACCCAGATAGCAGCACAACCTGCTGCTTTCAGCCTGACGTCGCTCTTCCCCAATCCCTTCAATAGTTCGGTTCGCATCTCCTTTGGGCTCGATCAGGCTGGGCAGGTGGAACTAACCGCCTATGATCTCACCGGTCGGAGGATGGCATCCATCTTTGCTGGCAACTCCCCTGCTGGCAGCAGGTCGCTGGTCTGGGAAGCCGGCAATCTGCCCTCCGGCATCTACTTGATTTCGTTGACCAGCGGAAACCGACGTGTTGCGGCTAAGGTCGTCCTGGCCCGCTGATTCTAAGGCCAATGCTTGATAACACCATGGCACTGAGGATGAGAGCCGCTCCCGCGAGTGCGCCGCCGGACCACCGATCTCCCAACAAGAGAGTCGCAAAAAGTGCCGCAAAGACCGGCTCGAGGCTGAATACAAGCGCCGCATGACCAGCCGGAACGACCGGTTGCCAGCGCGTTTGCAGAAACGTAGCCAGGGCGGTTCCGAAAATCGCATTATAGAGCAATGCCTGGAACCCCTCCCGAGTGATGCGAAAGGGTTCCCCGTCGATTAACGCCCATATACCAGCCAGCAAAGCCACAACCGCGATCTGAACCGCCGTCTGCGCAAACGGATCGCTCGATTCCTTGCCTGACGCCCACTCCAGACTCACCATTTGCAGCGAAAACGCAGCCGCGCAACCGATTGTGAGCATGTCTCCCCGATTCAGCCCGCCTAATGACGGCGACGCCAACAATCCTACACCGGCAAGAGCAAGCGGCAAACCGATCCAAGTTGTCAAGTGACTTCGACTGGTGCGAAAGAGCGATGCTGCCATAGGAGTCAGAATAACCAACAGTCCCGTAAAGAAAGCACTCCGCGATGCTGTTGTCCATCTCAGGCCCTCTGTTTGGAGCGCGAATCCTAGGAATAGTATGACTCCGACCACCGCAAAGCGCGGCGAAACCATGTGTTCTCTGCTTTTCCTAATGTATAACATTAATAGCATGGGAGGCAGCGCCAGCCCAAACCGGAGCGCCAGGAATTGCATCGGATCGGTCGTCGCAAGCGCTTGCTTCGTAGCCGTAAAGGTGAGCCCCCAAAGCAGCGTCAGGAGTGCTAACATCAGGTTGGCGGTCAGCACACTCCAATCACCAACGCAATTATGGTTTAGTCAGGTCGATTTCCAACGAAAGCGAAGGCGGGACGACGATATCTCCAGTTCGGAATACCGTGTGTTGGCTTCGTTTGAGGGTAAGTCGATAGGAATCTGAAGGTAGGTTAGTAAAGACGAATACCCCGCCGCTTTGAGTTCTGGGACGCAGAGACCGGCCATAGGTTCCAACGATGGAAATGTCGATCTCCCACAGTGAAGCGCCACCGGGAAGTTTTGGAATGACAGTCAGGGAAGGATAGTCAACGGCCGCTGCAGCATCGATGATGCCAAAGCCATAGCCATAATCGGGCCGAGCGGCTCGGTTGGCCGTCTCGCGAATCGCTTCGACGACCTTCGATGCCGGCCAATCGGGATGAGCTTCCCGCACCAGTGCGGCAACGCCGGCCACTATCGGCGTCGCGAGTGAGGTGCCGTTCCACCGGGAGTAGCGACCAAAAGTGAGGGGACTGACGCAGACTACGGCACGCCCCATAGCGGCGACATCGGGTTTGATACGGCCATCGGCAGTAGGACCGCGTGATGAAAACCGCGTCAACTGGCCGTTGGAATCGACCGCCGCCACTGCCAATATCCCTTCCGCGTCCGCCGGAGCCCCGATGGTGATTGCTCCCGGCCCGGCATTGGATGCGCTATTGCAGATCACAACGCCTAACTCGACCGCCCGTCGAGCCGCTCGCGAAACCGGCGAATGCTGCCCGTCGAGGTCGGCATCTCGATACCAATCGCGATAGTTGAGTGAACTTGAGACGACGTCCGCACCGATCCACTCAAGCCACTCCAGTCCAGCAATCCAGTCGTCCTCTTCAACGATAGTCTCGGATCCAGTGAACTCGGTCTTCGCAAGTGCAAAAGTCGCGTTGGGTGCAATACCGACTAACCGCCCCGGATCATAGCCCCCGACTACCGACAGGCAGGCTGTCCCATGCGATGCCTGACCTCGTGGATCGGTGCCTGGATCGTATGATGGATCGTCATCGCCGAATATGAAATCAAACTGCGCCAGGAGGTTTAGTCCAGCGAAGGCGCGGTGGTCGAGTTGGTATCCGGTGTCGAGGAATCCAACTACGACACCACGTCCCGACAACCCACGCCGGTGCGCTTCGATCGCCCCTGCCTGCTCGGCCTGCCTCCACGATAAGCCGTAGTGTCCTTCCGGGAAGTGTCTCCCGGTTTCTGGATTCTCAGTTTCGCTTCCTTCACTTTCCAAAGCCGACCGACCCGACGACTGAATCCTCCCCACCGTAGTAATCGATCGGACCGCCGGAAGCCTCCTTATTTGGGCGAGTGCTTTCTCATCCGCCGTAATGCTTACTGAACGGAGCCATCTTGACTGTTGTCGAATGACTCCCCCTGCAGAACGAATAGACTCTATCACCTCCTCGGAAAGCGGTAAGTCATGAGAGTCGAGGCTGCGGCCTTCGCGTGTGCGACGGGCGAGTGAGCGCTCAGGCCAATCCTTCCGAATACCCACGATTGCTCCACTCTCTTCCGGCTGAGAGTGAATTTCAACCCAGTATTCATCAACCGAATTGTGCTCTTTGGATATTGCGGTAGTAGGGAGCAGTAGGATCGCCGAAAGGAAAGAGGCAGCGGGCAACTGCAAAGCAGATTGGGATTTCCGTTTCAATATTCTAACGGGTGCGAACCGCGATCCTTAGGCCGCCGCCGGCAACGTCGTAGGCAATCTGGTCACCAGAGGGATCGAAGGCCGGATTGACTCCATACTCAGTGATCCGTTCCTCATGTTCACCTGTCAGGAGCCAAATCCCTGCCCATCGTCCTCCGGATTGCCGCACAAAGGCGACCTCTGTTCCCGAGGCATTCGGTGCCGGCTGTGCCGCCCAGATAGTGAGCGAATCGCGGACGATGCCGGGGAGTTGAGCCGACCAGAGTGTGCCTCGCATCTGGCCTGAAGTGAAGGAATTGATGATATAGAATAAATGCCCTCCCCGAGCAGACCACATCCACTCCATTGCCCCAGAAGTAGAAAGCGTCTCGATACCGGAAGGCGTAAGTCCTGCTAAGGTCAACAACTGCAGTATCCCGTTCAATTCCCGGCTCCCGAAGGCAATCACGTGGCTACGCGGTGAGGCTGCCGGCCGAATTCCATCATCCACAAGCAACTGCGGAGCGCCGTCATCCAATGGAATCAGGTAAATGCCTGCCGTTCCGGCTATTGGTCGATCCAGCCGCGCCACGAGCGCCGAGCCATCTGCCAGCCATCCGGCGTCCCGACCGGTCGAATGGACCCGTCGCTTTTCAGCAGAGTCAATCCGAAAGATCCATATACCTCCCAGTGAGTCGCCTTCGCCATCGGGGACCGTCCATACTATCTCACGGCTGTCCGGCGACCAGGCATAGTCCCAGTTATGCGGCTGTTCAGCAAGTATCAGAACCGGATCGCTGCCGGGTTGCCACGTCCAGAGGCCGATTTCACCCGGTCGGTCGTCACCGAAGAGTAGTTTAATGCCATTTGGCGACCACCTCGCCAGTCTCCCGAAGGACGTCGAATAGCGCACTTCCCAAAGTGCTCCGACTTCGCTGTCGCGTTTGCATCCTACAAGGGCTGTAAGCGCTGCGGCAATAGCGATGACGGGAAGCGCGGGTCTCATCCTATATGCCCTCGGCGCGGACAATCTCCTCAACCTGCAGTTTGATTCTGCCCGCCGGAACCTCGATCTCGGCGATATCGCCAACGCTCTTGCCGAGCAGCCCCTGCCCGATGGGGGACTTCACCGATATCAGCTGTTGATTAGGATTAGCCTGAGACGGATCGACAAGCGTCCACTCCATAGTGCCCTGGGTTTCAACGTTTCGTAGTTTCACCTTGCTGAAGATGCGAACTTCGCTCGTGTTAATGGAGCCCTGTTCTATAAGTTCGACATTTGTCAACTTACGTTGCAGGTCGGCGATCATTCGGTCCACTGAAGCCAGTTTTTCGCGCGCGGCGTGATACTCGGCGTTCTCTGAGAGGTCGCCTAACTCGCGTGCCTGACTAAGTTGCTGCGTCGCTTCCGGCCGAACGACCTTGAGTAAGTTCTCCAGGTCGAGCCGCATCCGCTCCAGTCCCTCACGGGTCAGATAGACCCTATCCATTGCGTTCGGTCATTTGCTTGATTCTCCACTTGGGTAAAGAAACTTCTTGATACCGGCGACTACACCGTCGGCCAAAAGACCAGACCACAATTCGCCTCCGATCAGCAACTCCTGATCCGGCAGCATCATATACCCTGCTTCGATCAGTATGGCCGGACATCCCGACGGCCGAACGAGCGCAAGGTCGTGATAGTAAATTCCCTCATCCGGAAGGCTTAGTCGGCTGATCAATGCCGCTTGAACAGCCTCCGCAAATGCCCGCGCTTGCGGCCGATAGTAATGAACGCTCGTCCCATAGACCCCTTCGATCGGATTCACGCCATCGGGAAGTGCGTTGTGATGCAGACTCACCAGGAGGTCGGCATCCTCATAAAGTGCCAATGTTGTCCGGTCGGTCAGACTTACGTCGCTGTCGGAGGTTCGTGTCAACAGAACGTCAAAGCCCGCCTCCTGCAGTTTCCTTTGCAGAGCATAGACTGCGAAAAGGTTCACGTCCTTCTCCTTCAACCGCATCGGCCCGATGGCGCCGTCCTGACTTCCTCCATGTCCGGCATCGACTGCGACTTTCAGCCTTCGACCACTTAAAAGGTCAGGCGGCTTCTTCATGGTGAGGACGAACTCACCTTCTTCCCATCTTGAATGGTATCCCCATATCGGTCCGGTTAATGCCAAAGTGAGCGTTACGACGCCGTCGGCTGCTTGATTCCAGGTAGCGCTGCGGACGAAGTCAGTTCCGGATCTGAAGGCTATCCGGTCGATTTTTGATGCTACATCATAGAATTCCACTGCTATGCGATATGGATCGAACTCGTCGGTGGTCCGTGTAAGGATCTGCCGGTCGAGCCGGGCACGCAGTTCAATACGCCCGCGCGTCGTGTCGATCTCGATCTGCGAGATGACCGGCAGTGCCCCGCCGAACGCCGGTCCAATGTCGCGCACCAGACTCGACTCAATAAAGATATGCCGGTCCGGGGACAACCGAATGCGATAATAGCCGCGCTCCCAACCGTCGGCGACGGCTCGCGTGCCGGCTGTAGGAAAGAGGTAGTAAGTGCCGCGAGGATCGGGTCTCGCTGCACCTCCGCCCAATTCGACGAGTCGAGGAAAGACCACCTTCGGAGGCTCGGGCGGCGGGGTTGTCTTCTTGCCCGTGAAGCGCACTGAAACGCGGGTCGTTTCACCGCTCTCCACCGCGCGCAGGCGATATGATTCGCTCTTCCAATCAACCGGTTGAAAACTAAGAAAGGCGCCATTAGGCCAGACCCGCACCGGCTTTCCGTTGATCTGGAGCAACGCATCAGGAGGCGTTACCGACCCGAAAATGAAATTGCTATCGACGCGGTCGATACGCGGAATGGTGTCACCGGGAGCGATGCGCGGATAGACGACATCGATGATCGGCGGTGAAGCCGTCTGCAGTGCCCAGGCCACAATACAGACGAAACCGTTCACGTTCCTGCCTCAGCCTGTCGGTAGATGCGATTGATTCCGTCAAGTACCAGATTCGGACGATAATCCCTAAATCTCCGGCTGTGGAGGGCATAGACTTCGCCGTAACCGCCGCTTGTCAGGACTCTGTGAAGACGACTTGACTCTTGCTCGATCTGTTCGATCAACCCATCGAGCATTGCGACGATCCCCCAAGATAGACCGGACTGAATGGCCGATACAGTATCGTCGCCGATGATACCCGTCGGAAAATCAATATCCACTATCGGCAGTTGAGCGGCTTTCCCGGCGAGTGCATGGGCGGCGGTTGAGGGACCCGGAAAGATGATCCCGCCGTGGAAAGCCCCCTCATCACCAACCATGTCAAGCGTTATGGCGGTTCCGATTTGGATGACGATGAGCGGCCCACCTGTGATGGTGTAACCGGCCGCTGCAGCCGCGAGACGATCAGCGCCGACACGGTGCGGTTCACGCACTAAAATAGGGTAGGGATAGGTAAGGCTTGATACCTTGAAAGTTGCCTTGTCGCACAAGCCTTTGGCTGCCATCTCAACAATCGCCTCTTCAGCCGGAACGACGGAAGCAACCGCAATGACCTCGACTTCCTCTGGACGGAAATCAAATCTGCCCAAATGTGAAATGATCTCCTGTCGAATGACTGTGGCTTCACTCGACTCTGCATTCATCGCCCGCCACCTGCCAACAAGTTCCAGGCCCTTGTAAAGACCATACTTGGTGGCGCTGTTGCCGATATCGATAGCGAGGAGATGGGGCGTGTCGATGCTTGCACTCATTCGTAGGCGTCAAGTTCACCGCTGTGGATGACTTGCTCGCGACCATCCGGCAGCCTTAGGTGCGCCGCACCAAGGTCATCGACCCGTTCCAGAATACCCCGCAGCAGGACATCACCTTTCTGCATGTCAACCGGATGCAATGGCGTGATGCCGCGCTCCGCAAAGACTCTGCAGGTCATCATTCCCTGTGACGATTCTTGCTCATCAAGTGCCTCAACCAGTGTCGGAAGGATGTAGCGCAGCAACGCTACCGGATCGAGCAGGACTCCGGTGATCATTCTGAGCGATGTGGCCGGGCGCCGGAAGTCCACCGGAAACTCGCTGGCATGTTGCTGGACATTGATGCCGACTCCAATGATAATAAGCCTCTCGCCGCCCGGTGCAGTTAACGATTCGCATAGGAGTCCGGCTAATTTGCGTCCGCCCACC encodes the following:
- the greA gene encoding transcription elongation factor GreA, which codes for MDRVYLTREGLERMRLDLENLLKVVRPEATQQLSQARELGDLSENAEYHAAREKLASVDRMIADLQRKLTNVELIEQGSINTSEVRIFSKVKLRNVETQGTMEWTLVDPSQANPNQQLISVKSPIGQGLLGKSVGDIAEIEVPAGRIKLQVEEIVRAEGI
- a CDS encoding N-acetylmuramoyl-L-alanine amidase, whose product is MNGFVCIVAWALQTASPPIIDVVYPRIAPGDTIPRIDRVDSNFIFGSVTPPDALLQINGKPVRVWPNGAFLSFQPVDWKSESYRLRAVESGETTRVSVRFTGKKTTPPPEPPKVVFPRLVELGGGAARPDPRGTYYLFPTAGTRAVADGWERGYYRIRLSPDRHIFIESSLVRDIGPAFGGALPVISQIEIDTTRGRIELRARLDRQILTRTTDEFDPYRIAVEFYDVASKIDRIAFRSGTDFVRSATWNQAADGVVTLTLALTGPIWGYHSRWEEGEFVLTMKKPPDLLSGRRLKVAVDAGHGGSQDGAIGPMRLKEKDVNLFAVYALQRKLQEAGFDVLLTRTSDSDVSLTDRTTLALYEDADLLVSLHHNALPDGVNPIEGVYGTSVHYYRPQARAFAEAVQAALISRLSLPDEGIYYHDLALVRPSGCPAILIEAGYMMLPDQELLIGGELWSGLLADGVVAGIKKFLYPSGESSK
- a CDS encoding type III pantothenate kinase: MSASIDTPHLLAIDIGNSATKYGLYKGLELVGRWRAMNAESSEATVIRQEIISHLGRFDFRPEEVEVIAVASVVPAEEAIVEMAAKGLCDKATFKVSSLTYPYPILVREPHRVGADRLAAAAAGYTITGGPLIVIQIGTAITLDMVGDEGAFHGGIIFPGPSTAAHALAGKAAQLPIVDIDFPTGIIGDDTVSAIQSGLSWGIVAMLDGLIEQIEQESSRLHRVLTSGGYGEVYALHSRRFRDYRPNLVLDGINRIYRQAEAGT
- a CDS encoding biotin--[acetyl-CoA-carboxylase] ligase; amino-acid sequence: MREAVLRGDCSPLTVYVARHQRAGRGRLGRKWATPPGQGLLFSLLHSTKLPVERHPSFGIIAASGVAEGLENVLEEFSLGLTLSRNADGLPDSDRTQIGIKWPNDLMVGGRKLAGLLCESLTAPGGERLIIIGVGINVQQHASEFPVDFRRPATSLRMITGVLLDPVALLRYILPTLVEALDEQESSQGMMTCRVFAERGITPLHPVDMQKGDVLLRGILERVDDLGAAHLRLPDGREQVIHSGELDAYE